From the Planctomycetaceae bacterium genome, the window CCCGGTGCAGACGGTACCGGGAACTCAAACCGTTGTGGAGGAACAGCAAACTTCTATCCCAGGTATTTTCGTCTCAGATATTGATGCCAATGGCCTGCCCGTTTCCACGACTCTTTCGGTCAACAATGGTGTCATCAGCCTGGCGCTGGTCAACAGTGCGACAATTACGGCGGGCAGCAATAACAGTTCCACGTTGACCATTACGGGCCTGATTGCGGACGTCAATGCGACACTCGCCACTCTGAGCTACACAGCAAACACCGATATCAATGGCATTGCTGCGGATTTGCTGACAGTCACAACAAGCGACAATGGCAACACGGGTGGCCCGGCACAAATCGATATTGATACCATTCAGATTGACGTTTCGAATGTGAACGACGAAGAAGTGCTCGTCACAAACCTGGGTCTGTCATTGAACGAGGGTGACACCGGGATTGTGATTGGTCCTTCAATGCTGCAAACAACGGATGTGGACAATACTCCGGCGGAGATCACTTATCTCCTGACATCATTACCGACGTCCGGAGTCCTGCGCCTCAATGGCATTGTACTCAACATCTCTTCCACCTTCACTCAGGCAGATATCGACGCGGGTCTGCTAACCTACGATCACGATGATTCCGAAACCTTCATCGACGGATTCAAATTCACCGTCGACGATGGCAGTGGCACGACAACAAGTTCCGACTTTGCCATCACCATCATGCCGGTCAACGATCAGAACCCTGCGATTATCAGCGACGGTGGCGGGCTGGAATCGGATATCTCCATCGCTGAGAACACGACAGCAGTGACAATCGTTCAGGCTTTCGATGGTGACCTTCCGACCCAATCTTTGTCGTACCATATTGCCGGTGGCTCTGACGCGAGCCTCTTCACGATTGATTCCGTGTCTGGCACACTGAATTTCACTGCTCCCGCCGATTTCGAGAACGCCATCGATGCCAATTTTGACAACATCTACGACCTGATCGTTGAAGCTCGCGACGGACAGGGACGCATTGGGCAGCAGACACTTCATGTGCATGTTACGGATGTGAACGAGCACACGATTACTAACGTAACAGACATCGATGCCACACCCGACAGCATTGACGAAAACAGTGCTGTCGGCACCGTAGTGGGAATCACAGCCTTTGCTGTCGATCTCGATGGAACAAACAGCAACATCACCTACTCACTCGATGACGATGCCGCAGGAATCTTCCAGATCGATCCCAATACCGGAGTCGTCACCACTGCCAGCGCCATTGATTTCGAATCCGTCGGAAACAACCTCAACATCACCGTCAGGGCGACATCCGAGGACGGATCAACATCCACTCAGGCATTCAACATCGGCGTCAATGATCTCGATGAATTCGATATCACACCGGTCACAGACATCGATGCCACACCGGACAGCATTGACGAAAACAGTGCTGTCGGCACCGTAGTGGGAATCACAGCCTTTGCCGTCGATCTCGATGGAACAGACACCGTCTCCTACACACTGGACGAAAGCGCCGGAGGCCGGTTCTCCATCGACAGCGTATCCGGGCAGGTCACAGTCAATGGGCAGATTGATCGGGAAGCCGCTGGCTCATACGCAATCACAGTTCGCGCGACATCGACCGACGGCAGCTATACAACAAAGACCTTCACGATCAACATCGGCGACGTGGATGAATTTGACGTATTAGTCCCCATAGATCTGGACACGGCTCCGAATGCACTTGCCGAAAACGCTTCTTCAGGCAGCCTGACTGGCATCACGGCCTTCGCCGTCGATGCAGACAGTACGACAAACATCATCACTTATTCACTTGTCGATGATGCTGGCGGGCTGTTTAGTATTGATTCAAACTCTGGTGTCGTCACGCTGATCGGTTCGCTGAACTACGAAGCGCAGAACCAGCATATCATTACTGTCCGTGCTGACAGTTCCGACGGAAGTTCATCTATCCAGGACATTGTGATCGCAGTCACAAATGTCAACGAAAGTCCGGTACTGCAGAATCCGACGCCGTTCATTCTTGACGAGAACACTCCGGCGGGAGCAATCGTTGGCGTGATGACAGCAAGCGATGTCGATGCGATGGATGAGCTTCGTTATTCACTGAGCATGACATCGCCAGGAGTCGCAGCAGCGTTTGATATTGACCCGATGACCGGAATTATTCGAGTGCTGGATGCCTCACTTCTGGATTTCGAAACTTCACCCGTCTTCTCCGGAATTGTCACCGTCACGGACCTTCAGGGACTAAGTGATCAAATCGGCGTGACGTTTGTACTGCAGGATATCAATGAGCAGCCTGAAAGCATTCTGCTCACCAACGCCACAATCAATGAGAACAGTTCGGCGGGAGTATGGGTTGGGCAGGCCGCAGCACTGGACGTTGATGCTGGCGACCAGATCACCTACAGCCTTATCAATTCCGCAAACGGCTTTTTCGCGATTGATGCGGTGACGGGAGACGTTTCTGTCGCTGCCGGTGCAATTCTGGATCATGAGGCGACGCCAGCCGTAGGCATCGTCGTTCGGGCGACGGATGCCAGCGGACTCTTTCGCGATCAGGGATTCAGTATCACGGTACTGGATGTGAATGAGGCTCCCGTTGCTGTCGACGATTCATTCCAGGGATTGCAAACATTTGCCATCGACAGGTCAGCTGGCACATTGACGGCAAATGACATGGACGTTGATGGAGATGCAATTACTGTTGTCCTCGTGTCCGGAGCAACCAGCGGCTCGCTGACCGTTCGCCCAGACGGAAGTTTCTACTATATGCCAGCTGGCGTCTTTGCCGGCAACGACTCGTTCACTTACCGAGTCACCGACGGCCAGTATCTCAGTGATATCGCAACGGTCACACTCAGTATTCAGGTCAGCATACAGCCACCGGCAACAACCACGCCGACAACATCCACGCCATCAACCTCAGGTCCGTCCAGTGGAATATCGAATGAATCCATCAATGGTATAGACGCAGAATCTGATCTCATTCCGGATATCGTCCCAGGTACCTTCGGCAACAGTTATTCGCCTGAACCCGAAAGCCGAGTGACAGACAGGCGATCCGGTGATTCCGGAAGCGAAGAAGACTCAGGAACTCAAACCGAGACACAGATCGGCAGGAACGCCACAGGAAACTACAAATCCGGAGTCATGTTCCCGGGCGTTCTTTCAACGTCAGACGAGGACCGCAATCTGGAAACGACGTTCTTGATTGCTTCAAATCTGGACGCGGTACCGGACCGACCAGTTTCCAATGACGGACTTCGCGGACCGCATAGCTCACGATCACACCTCAAGAGTGTCGAATCTCCGATGTGGGGAGGAACAACTTACCTCATCGGTCCATCTGAATCGATTATCCCAATCGGATCATTGAAGCTGGACAACCCGTCTTTCCATCAACAGATGATCGACCAGCAATCTGAAACGCTCTTTACGAACAAAGTCGTCGTGGGCACGACAGCAGCAGTCTCGACATCAGTTTCTGTGGGCTATGTTGTCTGGATGCTGCGAGGGGGAACCCTACTCAGCACATTCCTGTCAGCGCTTCCGGCCTGGCAGGCGTTTGACCCGCTTCCGGTTCTCGATTCATTCGAACGAAATCAGGAAGAAGATAACGAATCACTGCTTTCGATGGTGACCAAACCTGCTCCCGACAAGGGAGGCAGCGGGAATATCGAGAGTTAAGACTAGCAAAGACCGTACATGAAGCCCCTCTCATCCACATCACGGATCGTGGTTGGCCTGGTCAGTCTGGCAATCAGCAGCGTGCTGGTTGCCAGTCTGATCGGTCTGATCCCGGATTCGCAAACGGCATCGATTGCCAATCGAGCAGCGTTTTGCGAATCGACATCTATTTCGTTCATGGCCATGGCTCCTCGGATGAGCGCTGCGCAGGTCCAGGAAACCCTGCAGCAAGTCGTCGACCGGCAACCAGAGATTGATTCGCTTGGCATTCGCCAACTGAGCAATGAGCTGGCCATCAACATCAATGACCACTCGTCTCGCTGGGATCCGACAGACGTTGCATCCAACAACAATCAGTTCATTGTGCCGATTTCAGCAGACGGACAGCCATGGGGACAAATGGAAGTCCGATTCAAACCAACGACGGGCCCCTTCGGGCTGCCTGTCCGGTTCGACATTGCACTTGTCGCGTTCATGGGGGTCGGTCTCTCGATCGGATTCTACTTTTACCTTCAGCGCGTCCTCAAACATCTGAATCCATCGCATGTTGTCCCTCCACGCGTCCGCGAGGCTCTGGATGCGCTTGCGGAGGGGCTACTGGTGTTAGACCTGAAAAAGCGAATTGTCCTCGCGAACAAGGCATTTTCACACTGCACCAACATTTCCGTTGACGCATGGATTGGCAAGGACGTGGGAATGACGGGCTTCCAGATTGCCTCAGAAGCGACCGAACCACACCTCCCCTGGGAGGCAACACTGCGTGGCGGTCAACCCATCCGCGGCGTTCTTATGAAGTTGTTTACGGAAGGACGCGAAAAAACATTTTCCGTCAGCGCCGTACCGATCCATGATGACCGAAACAACGTTCGAGGGGTCGTTACAAGTTTTGAAGACGTCACGGTCCTGGATCAGAAACAACGCGAACTCAAGGACGCTCTGACATCTCTGAAACAATCAAGTGAAGAAGTCCGACAGCAGAATCGTGAACTCGAATGGCTGGCCACACGCGACGCGTTAACGGGCTGTGTCAACCGCCGCAGCTTCTTCAAGATATTCGAAGAAGACTGGGACCGATTCAGCACAACGTCTGCACAGTGCTGTGCAATGATGGTCGACATCGACCACTTTAAGTCCATCAATGACAATCATGGGCACGCGATGGGCGATGAAGTTCTGCGCCGCGTTGCTGCAGCGGTCATGCAAACGGTAACCGACCCGGGTGTCGTGTGCCGTTACGGGGGTGAGGAGTTTTCTGTCTTCCTGCCCGAAACGGATCTGGATGAAGCAGAAATGGTGGGCGAACGCATTCGACTTGCCATCATGTCACTGAAGATCTCGAGTCTGAAGATCACTGCAAGTCTCGGAGTGGCCTCGACCGAATGCGAAGCGACATCGCCCCAGGATCTGCTCGACAAGGCCGACAAGTGCCTTTACGTTGCCAAGCGACATGGCCGTAACCAGGTGATTCGCTACGACAAAGCGCAACAACAGATTGCTGCACTGGGCGATAGTCCTGCTCCAATTCGCCGAGAAAATGCTGAACCGCAGAAATCCAGGGCAGCCAACCGAACCATTCCATTCCAGGCGGTCTCTGCACTGGTTTCGGCCTTGTCATTCCGCGACCACCGAACAGCTGCACATTGCCGTCGCGTCGCTGATCTTTGCGTTGCAACCGCAGAAGGCCTGCTGTCGATGAAAGACTGCTACAACCTGGAACTGGCCGCACTTCTTCATGACATTGGAAAGATTGGCATCCCCGACAACATTCTTCACAAATCGGGTAAACTAACCGACGAAGAATGGGAGATCATGAAACGACACCATTCTGTGGGTGTGCGTCTTGTGAAGTCTTCCTTTGCTTCCAGTGTGCTTACGGAAATCATGGAGCAGCAATCGCTCTGGTTCGACCTGAGCAATGCAGGGCACGCATTCCCGGAAGGCACACGCCCAACACTCAGTGCTCGAATTCTGTCAATCGCCGATGCCTACGATTCAATGTCCTCAGAAGCCAACTACCGACGACGCCTCACCCCGGCCGAAGCATTCTCCGAATTGCGGAAGTGTGCCGGGACACAGTTTGACCCGGAACTTGTCGAACGTTTCATTACCGCTGTCAAACTTCAGAACCAGGACCAGCACAGCCTGCCACAGGTCTCCACCGACACCGCGCTGGACATCGGCCTGCAAATCGAACGGTTTGTCACTGCACTCGATGACCAGAATACGGACGATCTGAAAGAGTTAACCGATCGACTCCATCACACTGCAGTAGAGTCGGGAATTGACCATATGGCCCACGTAACAGAAATGCTCAAACAGGCGCTGGACGAGGGTAACGACATCATTGAAGTAATGCAGATTGCAAACGAACTGCTCGATCTTTGCCGCCTAACCCAGGTTTCACTCATTCAATCGCGGCACAGTGGGGGCTACTACGTGGGTGACCCCGAACTTGCTTCTGCCTGCTGATCTCACCATACAGCGCGGCTGCGCACCGGGCGACCGACAATTCAGTTTCAGCTGTCCGTTGGAAAGCCAGGGCAGGCACGCAGGACGACTGGAAACCATCGTGCTTTCAGGTCTCCTGATCGAGCCAGTGCCGTTTCTCAATAGGTTAGGTTAGCCTGCAGAACCGAATATCCTGACGGCTATTCATACTCCCATTTGGAAGCCCAGGGGTCGCGAGTCGACTTCTGCCACTCCTGCACCTTCTTCTGCATGCGGCTTAGTCGCTCCGCAAACTCCGGCTGCGTTGCCAGATTGACCAGTTCATCGGGGTCCGAGACCAGGTCGTACAATTCATGCCGTGGACGATGCAGGTATTGATAGACCGGCCGAACGCCATACATCGGTTCTTCACGTTTCAGCACCCCCTGCCAGGTTGGCGATGCATACAAATCGGATGCAAACGGATAGGGCAGCTGATGTGCAACATTGAAGATGTATTTGTAGTTGTCCTCAACCACAACCCGCATCGGATAGTAGGTCGTAATCTCATGGAATGTGTGTGATGCAAAGACTTCACGAAACTCATCGTCATGCCTGCCGTCGACAGCATCAAGGAATGAGCGACCGGCAAACTTCACAGGGCGAACAGCATTCCTGCCGCCAGCCGAAGCGGATTGATCAGCACGGCCCTTGTTTTCTGCCGGACGAATTGGCGATCGTGGCTTCGGTGTCACACCACAATAGTCCAGAACAGTCGGCGTAATGTCCACCCAGGAAACCATGGCCGAAGAAACGACGCCTTCCGGCTGTCCCGGATTTCGAACAATCAACGGCAAATTCATGCCGGCCTGATACAAAGTGGTCTTGGCCGCAGGAAACGGAGGGCCATTGTCACTTAACAGCATGACCAGTGTGTCGTCCCAGTGCCCGGTTTCAACCAGCGCGTTGAGCAAGTGGTCCACGCCCTGATCAAATCGTGTAATGGCCTGATAGTACTCGGCCATCTCTGAACGGGCTTCTTCATTGTCGGGAAGCCATGAAGGCATCGGAATATCTTCAGGACGAAACCGAACAGTCTCCACACCGGGGTAATGCTTCGGATCGTTGTTGAAGTTCGCAAATCCGCCGGGACCGCCACCACGATGCGGATCACTCGAACACCAGTACAGGAAAAATGGTTTTGTGTCGTCTTCCAGAATCCATTCCTTCGCATTGGCGGCCATGACAACACTGTTTCTCGCGCCAGATGTCCCGTCGTTCCTGTAGTCCTGAAAGAAATAAACGTAATCCGGTGCAAGGTGATACTTACCAATACTGCAGGTGCGATAGCCGGCATCACCAAGAATAGCAGGCAACGTTGGTACAGATTCATAAGTACTGAAATGATTGTAGCCGTGGGCATGACCAAAATGCCCGGTCGTGTGATTGAACTGTCCTGTCATCAACACAGATCGACTCGCGCTGCAACTTGCTGTGGTACAGAATGCCCGAGTGAATCGGGTCCCGTGTGCTGCGAGGCGATCGACTCCGGGAGTTCTCGCGACGGTGTCTCCATAGCAGCCCAACTGCATTCCGAGATCGTCCGCAACAATCACAACCACATTGCGTCGTGGCTGTTCCTTCGCCGATGTTTTTTCCTGAGCTGAAAGATTGCTGGAGACTGCAAGCAACAACACGCCCGGAAATGAAAACAGAACCAGGGTGAGTCGGGAGACTGAGGTGAAAACTCTGAACATTTTAGACGTCCCTTGTTCATGAACAGTCAACAGAATCGAAGAAGTGCAGCAGAGCTGAATTCAAGGCCTTGCTTCCAGCCGCCATCAGCAACGCGGGAATCAAGCTTCTGGACGGCTGCACTATTCGAATCCAAATAGAACACAGATGGCGGACGGCGCATGGACAATGCTTCGATTGTAAGTCAGCCTGCCGGACTGCTGATCAATTTCAAAGCTCGCAAGCGTATGCGAGTCCTGACCACCAACAATCAGCCAGTGGCCCGTCGGATCCAGGTTAAAATTCCTCGGCGTAGCACCTCGCACATGAACATTTTCCAGCAGTGTCAACGCGGCCGTTCGAGGTTCGAAGTGAAATACGGAAATCGTGTCGTGCCCTCGATTCGCCGCGTAGACGAAACGGCCATTTTCGTGGATCCGAATTTCGGATGTGCTCAGCCCCTTCTCGGACAAATCAGATTCCGGAATCGTGAAGACCGTATTTACGGGTGTCATCGTGCCCGCTTTTGCGTCCCAGGCAAAAACGGTGACGGTCATACCGATTTCATTCAGCACCAGTATATGTTTACCATCCGGATGAAACTTCATGTGCCTTGGGCCACTTCCGGGCGGCAGGATGCCTGCTCCATGCCTCACCAGCTTTGGAGACACTGCATCAAACTGATAAATCACCACCTGGTCCAAACCCAGGTCCGGTACGAGGACAAAACGGCGATCGGCTGAAAAACCGGCCCAGTGCGCGTGCGAGGAGTCCTGCCGGCCAGGCGTCACTTTCGATCCACCTTCGTGATCCACAATCTGAATTCGCTGTTTCAGAGATCCATCCGTATTCAGGGTAAACAATGCAACAGAACCGCCGCCGTACTGCGCTGTCACCAGGAATTGCCCGGTCCGATCGACGCTCAAATGGGCCGCACCACCATCCCCGATCTCAATAGTATTCAACAGCGTCAATGACCGCTTCCCGGGAGCCCCTTCCATCGAATAGGCAGCCACACACGGCTCATCCTGGATTGTTGCCACAGCGTAGATCACCGGACGTTTGGGGTGCATCGCGAGAAAGCCAGGAGCATCCGCTTCTGCGGCGAGAACGGGAGAAGACAGCTTTCCCGTCTTGCAGTTGAGTGTCGTGTGGTAAATCCCTCGACTCAGTGAAGATCGACCTGTCCCAATCCAGACATCAATGATGTCCTGAGCAGAAACGCTTTGTGGAATGAGTGCAGTGCCAAATACCAGGAAGCAGGTCCACACAAACGACAGACCTGAACGGAAACATGCATCCACACTCGGATTTCGACACTTGCTAAATCGAACCGCCATCATTGTCGAGCCCCTGCTTTAACGTTTGGGGTGCGGTTTCGGCCCCTTCAGAAGCTTCCGAAACCGGAATCACACTGTCACGGGATCGCCAGGATTGCCACTGGCACTGGCACTGGCACTGAATTGCTGCCGTTGCTGGATTGCCACGGTCGCCGGATTGGAAATGAGTCGATTCAGACGGCTCGTTCTGAAGATTCGAATCCACAACCCTTGTGAGCGCCATCGCAAAACGGACGTCTTGCAGAAGCCCCGCAGCGGCAAAGAGCGACCATCTCTTTGCCCTGACAATCAAAGGTGTTGCCTGCGGCATCACAGATGGTCACCGGCCCGGCGACAAGAAATGGGCCATTGTCCCGAACATCAATTTTGACTTCCGCCATGAGATTGCTCCCGTCAATGCAAATTGACCTGAATTGAAAAATGAAAGTTTGGCCCGCGTTCTGGACGCAGACGTGGACCTTATACTGAAGCGACCAACAATCCGGAATTGTCACAACCACGGAATGATTTGGAAAGCCATGGGGCACCTTTGATCCGCAAGTACGATCGACGCAAGCCAGAGGATTCCACAACGGATTCGCCCGGTGGGCTCGACGCCTCCCGTATTGGCGTCATACTCCACAACGGCACAGCAACACCATGATGGTACGCGGCAGAATTCCCGACCCGGGAACCCGATTCAGTAAGAACAGCAAGAGAGTTCACGGATTCATGAGTACGACGCACAATGTTGAGGGAATTAATCTCCGACTCGCGACGCCGGACGCAAGCAAGGCTGAATGGATTGGTCAGACGGAAGTTCTGCGACAGCTTCTCGCCTGCTGGCTGGTGGTCGATGAACGAGACCTTCCGCTCACTCCCCGACTGGTGGGCACCCCGGGTATCGGCAAGACCACGCTCGCCATATCTGCCGCTCGCAAACGGAAT encodes:
- a CDS encoding lactonase family protein, with translation MMAVRFSKCRNPSVDACFRSGLSFVWTCFLVFGTALIPQSVSAQDIIDVWIGTGRSSLSRGIYHTTLNCKTGKLSSPVLAAEADAPGFLAMHPKRPVIYAVATIQDEPCVAAYSMEGAPGKRSLTLLNTIEIGDGGAAHLSVDRTGQFLVTAQYGGGSVALFTLNTDGSLKQRIQIVDHEGGSKVTPGRQDSSHAHWAGFSADRRFVLVPDLGLDQVVIYQFDAVSPKLVRHGAGILPPGSGPRHMKFHPDGKHILVLNEIGMTVTVFAWDAKAGTMTPVNTVFTIPESDLSEKGLSTSEIRIHENGRFVYAANRGHDTISVFHFEPRTAALTLLENVHVRGATPRNFNLDPTGHWLIVGGQDSHTLASFEIDQQSGRLTYNRSIVHAPSAICVLFGFE
- a CDS encoding sulfatase; protein product: MFRVFTSVSRLTLVLFSFPGVLLLAVSSNLSAQEKTSAKEQPRRNVVVIVADDLGMQLGCYGDTVARTPGVDRLAAHGTRFTRAFCTTASCSASRSVLMTGQFNHTTGHFGHAHGYNHFSTYESVPTLPAILGDAGYRTCSIGKYHLAPDYVYFFQDYRNDGTSGARNSVVMAANAKEWILEDDTKPFFLYWCSSDPHRGGGPGGFANFNNDPKHYPGVETVRFRPEDIPMPSWLPDNEEARSEMAEYYQAITRFDQGVDHLLNALVETGHWDDTLVMLLSDNGPPFPAAKTTLYQAGMNLPLIVRNPGQPEGVVSSAMVSWVDITPTVLDYCGVTPKPRSPIRPAENKGRADQSASAGGRNAVRPVKFAGRSFLDAVDGRHDDEFREVFASHTFHEITTYYPMRVVVEDNYKYIFNVAHQLPYPFASDLYASPTWQGVLKREEPMYGVRPVYQYLHRPRHELYDLVSDPDELVNLATQPEFAERLSRMQKKVQEWQKSTRDPWASKWEYE
- a CDS encoding diguanylate cyclase; translated protein: MKPLSSTSRIVVGLVSLAISSVLVASLIGLIPDSQTASIANRAAFCESTSISFMAMAPRMSAAQVQETLQQVVDRQPEIDSLGIRQLSNELAININDHSSRWDPTDVASNNNQFIVPISADGQPWGQMEVRFKPTTGPFGLPVRFDIALVAFMGVGLSIGFYFYLQRVLKHLNPSHVVPPRVREALDALAEGLLVLDLKKRIVLANKAFSHCTNISVDAWIGKDVGMTGFQIASEATEPHLPWEATLRGGQPIRGVLMKLFTEGREKTFSVSAVPIHDDRNNVRGVVTSFEDVTVLDQKQRELKDALTSLKQSSEEVRQQNRELEWLATRDALTGCVNRRSFFKIFEEDWDRFSTTSAQCCAMMVDIDHFKSINDNHGHAMGDEVLRRVAAAVMQTVTDPGVVCRYGGEEFSVFLPETDLDEAEMVGERIRLAIMSLKISSLKITASLGVASTECEATSPQDLLDKADKCLYVAKRHGRNQVIRYDKAQQQIAALGDSPAPIRRENAEPQKSRAANRTIPFQAVSALVSALSFRDHRTAAHCRRVADLCVATAEGLLSMKDCYNLELAALLHDIGKIGIPDNILHKSGKLTDEEWEIMKRHHSVGVRLVKSSFASSVLTEIMEQQSLWFDLSNAGHAFPEGTRPTLSARILSIADAYDSMSSEANYRRRLTPAEAFSELRKCAGTQFDPELVERFITAVKLQNQDQHSLPQVSTDTALDIGLQIERFVTALDDQNTDDLKELTDRLHHTAVESGIDHMAHVTEMLKQALDEGNDIIEVMQIANELLDLCRLTQVSLIQSRHSGGYYVGDPELASAC
- a CDS encoding CDGSH iron-sulfur domain-containing protein, translating into MAEVKIDVRDNGPFLVAGPVTICDAAGNTFDCQGKEMVALCRCGASARRPFCDGAHKGCGFESSERAV